In Xanthomonas theicola, a single genomic region encodes these proteins:
- the ahcY gene encoding adenosylhomocysteinase: MNAALKNVSAQGDYKVADISLADWGRKELDIAEHEMPGLMAIRRQYAAAKPLAGVRVTGSLHMTIQTAVLIETLKDIGADLRWASCNIFSTQDHAAAAIAATGTPVFAWKGETLEEYWDCTLAALTFTLADGTQTGPQLVVDDGGDVTLLIHKGYELENGSKWVDEPASSHEEQVIKNLLKRVAAERPGYWTRVVGDWKGVSEETTTGVHRLYQLAEAGTLLVPSINVNDSVTKSKFDNLYGCRESLADGLKRAMDVMLAGKVAVVCGYGDVGKGSAHSLRAYGARVIVTEIDPICALQAAMEGFEVNTVEDSLGQADIYVTTTGNKDILRIEHLTRMKDQAIVCNIGHFDNEIQVEALYKFPGMRKINIKPQVDKFVFPNGNAIFLLAEGRLVNLGCATGHPSFVMSNSFANQTLAQIDLWRNKDSYEKQVYRLPKKLDEEVARLHLEKIGVKLTKLTGEQAAYLGVSVDGPYKPEHYRY; this comes from the coding sequence ATGAACGCTGCACTCAAGAACGTTTCCGCACAGGGCGACTACAAGGTCGCCGACATCTCCCTGGCCGATTGGGGCCGCAAGGAACTGGACATCGCCGAGCACGAGATGCCGGGCCTGATGGCGATCCGCCGCCAGTACGCCGCCGCCAAGCCGCTGGCCGGCGTGCGCGTGACCGGCTCGCTGCACATGACCATCCAGACCGCGGTGCTGATCGAGACGCTGAAGGACATCGGCGCCGACCTGCGCTGGGCCTCGTGCAACATCTTCTCCACCCAGGATCACGCCGCCGCGGCGATCGCCGCCACCGGCACCCCGGTGTTCGCCTGGAAGGGCGAGACCCTGGAGGAATACTGGGACTGCACCCTGGCCGCGCTGACCTTCACCCTGGCCGACGGCACCCAGACCGGCCCGCAACTGGTGGTGGACGACGGCGGCGACGTCACCTTGCTGATCCACAAGGGCTACGAGCTGGAGAACGGCTCCAAGTGGGTGGACGAACCGGCCTCCTCGCACGAGGAACAGGTCATCAAGAACCTGCTCAAGCGCGTGGCCGCCGAGCGCCCCGGCTACTGGACCCGCGTGGTCGGGGACTGGAAGGGCGTGTCCGAGGAAACCACCACCGGCGTGCACCGCCTGTACCAGTTGGCCGAGGCCGGCACCCTGTTGGTGCCGTCGATCAACGTCAACGACTCGGTGACCAAGAGCAAGTTCGACAACCTGTACGGCTGCCGCGAGTCGCTGGCCGACGGCCTCAAGCGCGCGATGGACGTGATGCTGGCCGGCAAGGTCGCCGTGGTGTGCGGCTACGGCGACGTCGGCAAGGGCTCGGCGCACAGCCTGCGCGCCTACGGCGCGCGCGTCATCGTCACCGAGATCGACCCGATCTGCGCGCTGCAGGCGGCGATGGAAGGCTTCGAGGTCAACACCGTCGAGGACAGCCTGGGCCAGGCCGACATCTACGTCACCACCACCGGCAACAAGGACATCCTGCGCATCGAGCACCTGACGCGGATGAAGGACCAGGCCATCGTCTGCAACATCGGCCACTTCGACAACGAGATCCAGGTCGAGGCGCTGTACAAGTTCCCCGGCATGCGGAAGATCAACATCAAGCCACAGGTGGACAAGTTCGTGTTCCCGAACGGCAACGCGATCTTCCTGCTGGCCGAGGGCCGCCTGGTCAACCTGGGCTGCGCCACCGGCCATCCCAGTTTCGTGATGTCCAACAGCTTCGCCAACCAGACCCTGGCGCAGATCGACCTGTGGCGGAACAAGGACAGCTACGAAAAGCAGGTCTACCGCCTGCCCAAGAAGCTGGACGAGGAAGTGGCGCGCCTGCACCTGGAAAAGATCGGCGTGAAGCTGACCAAGCTGACCGGCGAACAGGCCGCCTACCTCGGCGTGTCGGTCGATGGCCCGTACAAACCGGAGCATTACCGCTACTGA
- a CDS encoding type I secretion system permease/ATPase, with amino-acid sequence MSGGNAAPGLVEGARSASEAPDLALQGLVLLAQFHGIAADAAQLAHDGGRGGAPFDEVALLLAARKLGLKAKVVAQPAHRLALATLPALALVPEGAPFILAQAQDDRILIHDLAERRPRTLSSAEFQARYAGRLLQVASRASVLGELAKFDVSWFIPALVKYRRLMLEVFVVSLFIQLFALVTPLFFQVVMDKVLVHQGLTTLDVIAIGLVAIAVFEVVLSGLRTYVFAHTTSKIDVELGARLFRHVLGLPLAYFESRRVGDTIARVRELENIRNFLTGQALTSVLDLLFTVVFLAVMCWYSGWLTLIVVLSLPVYALISAAITPVLRGRLNEQFARGADNQSFLVETVSGIGTVKAMAVDRRVTRTWDNQLAGYVSAGFNVTRIATLGQQGVQLVQKLVAVAVLFWGAKRVIEGTLSVGQLIAFNMLSGQVTAPIIRLAQLWQDFQQVGISVERLGDILNTRTEVPGSRLALPPIRGQVTFERVGFRYRPDAPEVLNGIDLEIGAGEVLGIVGRSGSGKSTLTKLVQRLYTPERGRVLIDGQDLALADPAWLRRQLGVVLQENFLFNRSVRENIALCDPGLPLERVIHAATLAGAHEFIVELPEGYDTKVGEHGAGLSGGQRQRIAIARALITDPRILILDEATSALDYASEHAVMRNMRAICKGRTVLIIAHRLSTVRRADRIVVVEKGRLVESGSHEELVARPDGHYAHLFRLQQGAP; translated from the coding sequence ATGTCAGGGGGAAATGCCGCGCCTGGGTTGGTGGAAGGCGCTCGGTCCGCATCCGAGGCACCCGATCTGGCCCTGCAGGGCTTGGTCCTGCTGGCGCAGTTCCACGGGATCGCGGCCGATGCGGCGCAACTGGCGCATGACGGCGGCCGCGGCGGCGCGCCCTTCGACGAGGTGGCGCTGCTGCTGGCGGCCCGCAAGCTGGGGCTCAAGGCCAAGGTGGTGGCACAGCCGGCGCACCGCCTTGCGCTGGCGACCCTGCCCGCGCTGGCGCTGGTCCCGGAGGGCGCGCCTTTCATCCTCGCCCAGGCCCAGGACGATCGGATCCTGATCCACGACCTGGCCGAGCGCCGTCCGCGCACGCTCTCGAGCGCCGAGTTCCAGGCGCGCTACGCGGGCAGGCTGCTCCAGGTCGCCTCGCGCGCGTCGGTGCTGGGGGAGCTGGCCAAGTTCGATGTCAGCTGGTTCATCCCGGCGCTGGTCAAGTACCGGCGGCTGATGCTGGAAGTATTCGTGGTGTCCTTGTTCATCCAGCTGTTCGCGCTGGTGACCCCGTTGTTCTTCCAGGTGGTCATGGACAAGGTGCTGGTGCATCAGGGCCTGACCACGCTGGACGTCATCGCCATCGGGCTGGTGGCGATCGCGGTGTTCGAGGTGGTGCTGTCGGGATTGCGCACCTACGTGTTCGCGCATACCACCAGCAAGATCGATGTCGAGCTGGGGGCCCGGCTGTTCCGGCACGTGCTGGGGCTGCCGCTGGCCTACTTCGAGTCCAGGCGGGTGGGCGACACCATCGCCCGCGTCCGCGAACTGGAGAACATCCGCAACTTCCTGACCGGGCAGGCCCTGACCTCGGTGCTGGACCTGTTGTTCACGGTGGTGTTTCTTGCGGTGATGTGCTGGTACAGCGGTTGGCTGACCTTGATCGTGGTGCTGTCGCTGCCGGTGTATGCGCTGATCTCGGCGGCCATCACCCCGGTGCTGCGCGGCCGCCTCAACGAGCAGTTCGCGCGGGGAGCGGACAACCAGTCGTTTCTGGTCGAGACCGTCAGCGGCATCGGGACGGTCAAGGCGATGGCGGTGGACCGGCGGGTCACGCGGACCTGGGACAACCAGCTGGCCGGCTACGTGAGCGCGGGCTTCAACGTCACCCGGATCGCGACGCTGGGCCAGCAGGGCGTACAGCTGGTGCAGAAGCTGGTGGCGGTGGCGGTGCTGTTCTGGGGCGCGAAACGGGTGATCGAAGGCACGCTGTCGGTCGGCCAGCTCATCGCCTTCAACATGCTGTCCGGGCAGGTGACCGCGCCGATCATCCGGCTGGCGCAGCTATGGCAGGACTTCCAGCAGGTCGGCATCTCGGTGGAGCGGCTGGGGGACATCCTGAACACCCGCACCGAGGTGCCCGGCAGCCGGTTGGCGCTGCCGCCGATCCGTGGCCAGGTCACGTTCGAACGGGTCGGCTTCCGCTACCGTCCGGATGCGCCGGAAGTGCTGAACGGCATCGACCTGGAGATCGGCGCTGGCGAGGTACTCGGCATCGTGGGGCGTTCCGGCTCGGGCAAGAGCACGCTGACCAAGCTGGTGCAGCGGCTCTACACCCCCGAGCGCGGGCGGGTGCTGATCGACGGCCAGGATCTGGCACTGGCCGACCCGGCCTGGCTGCGGCGGCAACTGGGCGTGGTGCTGCAGGAGAACTTCCTGTTCAACCGCAGCGTGCGCGAGAACATCGCCCTGTGCGACCCGGGGCTGCCGCTGGAGCGCGTGATCCACGCCGCCACGCTGGCCGGCGCGCACGAGTTCATCGTGGAACTGCCCGAAGGCTACGACACCAAGGTGGGCGAGCACGGCGCGGGGCTGTCCGGCGGGCAACGGCAACGCATCGCCATCGCCCGCGCGCTGATCACCGACCCCCGGATCCTGATCCTCGACGAGGCCACCAGCGCCCTGGACTACGCGTCCGAGCATGCGGTGATGCGCAACATGCGGGCGATCTGCAAGGGGCGCACGGTGCTGATCATCGCCCACCGCCTGTCGACGGTGCGCCGGGCCGACCGGATCGTGGTGGTGGAAAAAGGGCGCCTCGTGGAAAGCGGCTCGCACGAGGAACTGGTGGCCCGCCCGGACGGCCATTACGCACACCTGTTCCGGCTTCAGCAGGGGGCGCCATGA
- a CDS encoding S9 family peptidase: MNQTSHPRRRDTAPLRALLCAGLAAGGVAPGADAADAAATDAGYQLPSAPLQAIVDAPRPPQLLLGPHRDLAAMLQVPTLASIAEVAQPELKLAGMRIHPRTRSWSRFVFGDRLWLLQVADGRELAIDGLPSPLSIAGLAWAPDQRHLAFNRVDARSGANELWVVDVAQRRARRVAERLNTIVGRSYAWMPDSRQLLVLLQPQAQGPAPASDAVPTGPAVQQTAGGGGSALRTYQDLLKSEADARQFDYQLRAQPALVDVEGSVRRIAAPDLYLSLAPSPDGRYLLAQRLQRPFSYLVPASGFPRAIEVLDRDGRLVHSVAQLPLAEGLPTGNDAVRTGVREIDWRSDAPATLIWAEAQDGGDPARAAPIRDAVMLQAAPFAEPPRTLMRLQTRFEGIAWGRGDLALIDEFWWKTRQRRQWRVAPDHPGQAPQLLVQRSREDRYGDPGTPVTVSDAAGNARLLVADDGHSLFLQGEGASPQGDRPFLDRYDLDTRRSTRLFQSQAPYYEAPQAVLDTAGRRLLITRESPQQPLNYYRIDDGDASRPVALTHFADPTPQLRGAHKEQIRYRRQDGVELTATLLLPPGYDAKRDGPLPLLMWAYPGNFKSADAASQVTDSPYRFNAIGYWGPQAFLALGYAVLNDPSMPIVGEGEREPNDSYVEQLVADAQAAVDEVVRRGVADRARIAIGGHSYGAFMTANLLAHTRLFKAGIARSGAYNRSLTPFGFQSEERTYWQAQPVYQAMSPFNYADRIKDPLLLIHGAEDNNAGTFPIQSERMYAAIKGNGGTARLVILPNEAHAYRARESVLQMLAESERWLRTYLGPASPPRPVRQPRR; encoded by the coding sequence ATGAACCAGACCAGCCACCCGCGCCGCCGCGACACCGCACCGTTGCGTGCGCTGCTGTGCGCGGGACTGGCCGCGGGCGGCGTGGCGCCGGGTGCGGACGCTGCGGACGCCGCCGCCACGGACGCCGGCTACCAGCTGCCGTCGGCGCCGCTGCAGGCGATCGTCGATGCGCCGCGCCCGCCGCAGCTGCTGCTGGGGCCGCACCGCGATCTGGCGGCGATGCTGCAGGTGCCGACGCTGGCGAGCATCGCCGAGGTGGCACAGCCGGAACTGAAGCTGGCCGGGATGCGCATCCATCCGCGCACCCGCTCCTGGAGCCGCTTCGTCTTCGGCGACAGGCTGTGGCTGCTGCAGGTCGCCGACGGCCGCGAACTGGCCATCGACGGGCTGCCGTCGCCGTTGTCGATCGCCGGCCTGGCATGGGCGCCGGACCAGCGCCACCTGGCGTTCAACCGGGTCGACGCGCGCAGCGGCGCCAATGAGCTGTGGGTGGTGGACGTCGCCCAGCGCCGGGCGCGGCGCGTGGCCGAGCGGCTCAACACCATCGTCGGCAGGAGCTACGCGTGGATGCCGGACAGCCGCCAATTATTGGTGTTGCTGCAGCCGCAGGCGCAGGGCCCGGCGCCGGCCAGCGACGCCGTGCCAACCGGGCCGGCGGTCCAGCAGACCGCCGGCGGCGGCGGCAGCGCACTGCGCACCTACCAGGATCTGCTCAAGAGCGAGGCCGACGCGCGCCAGTTCGACTACCAGCTGCGCGCGCAGCCGGCGCTGGTCGATGTCGAGGGCAGCGTGCGGCGCATCGCCGCGCCGGACCTGTACCTGTCGCTGGCGCCATCGCCCGACGGCCGTTATCTGTTGGCGCAGCGCCTGCAGCGACCGTTCTCCTATCTGGTGCCAGCCAGCGGCTTCCCGCGTGCGATCGAGGTGCTCGATCGCGACGGCAGGCTGGTGCACAGCGTGGCGCAGCTGCCGCTGGCGGAAGGCCTGCCCACCGGCAACGACGCGGTGCGCACCGGCGTGCGCGAGATCGACTGGCGCAGCGATGCGCCGGCGACGCTGATCTGGGCCGAGGCGCAGGACGGTGGCGATCCGGCGCGTGCCGCGCCGATCCGCGATGCGGTGATGCTGCAGGCCGCGCCGTTCGCCGAGCCGCCGCGCACGCTGATGCGGCTGCAGACGCGCTTCGAGGGCATCGCCTGGGGCCGCGGCGACCTGGCGCTGATCGACGAGTTCTGGTGGAAGACGCGCCAGCGCAGGCAGTGGCGGGTGGCGCCCGACCATCCCGGGCAGGCCCCGCAACTGCTGGTGCAGCGCTCGCGGGAGGACCGCTACGGCGACCCGGGCACGCCGGTGACGGTCAGCGATGCGGCCGGCAATGCGCGGCTGCTGGTGGCCGACGACGGCCACAGCCTGTTCCTGCAGGGCGAGGGCGCCTCGCCGCAGGGCGATCGTCCGTTCCTGGACCGCTACGACCTGGACACGCGCCGCAGCACCCGCCTGTTCCAGTCGCAGGCGCCGTACTACGAGGCACCGCAGGCGGTGCTGGATACGGCCGGCCGGCGTTTGCTGATCACCCGCGAGTCGCCGCAGCAGCCGCTCAACTACTACCGCATCGACGATGGCGATGCGTCCCGGCCGGTGGCCTTGACCCATTTCGCCGATCCCACCCCGCAACTGCGCGGGGCGCACAAGGAACAGATCCGCTACCGGCGCCAGGACGGGGTGGAACTGACCGCGACGCTGTTGCTGCCGCCCGGCTACGACGCCAAGCGCGACGGCCCGCTGCCGCTGCTGATGTGGGCCTACCCCGGCAATTTCAAGTCGGCCGACGCCGCCAGCCAGGTCACCGACTCGCCGTACCGCTTCAACGCGATCGGCTACTGGGGACCGCAGGCCTTCCTGGCGCTGGGCTATGCGGTGCTCAACGATCCGTCGATGCCGATCGTCGGCGAAGGCGAGCGCGAGCCGAACGACAGCTATGTCGAGCAACTGGTCGCCGACGCGCAGGCGGCGGTGGACGAGGTGGTGCGGCGCGGCGTCGCCGATCGCGCGCGCATCGCCATCGGTGGGCATTCCTATGGCGCCTTCATGACCGCGAATCTGCTTGCGCACACCCGCCTGTTCAAGGCCGGCATCGCCCGCAGCGGCGCCTACAACCGCTCGCTGACCCCGTTCGGCTTCCAGTCCGAGGAACGCACGTACTGGCAGGCGCAGCCGGTGTACCAGGCGATGTCCCCCTTCAACTACGCCGACCGGATCAAGGATCCGCTGCTGTTGATCCATGGCGCCGAGGACAACAACGCCGGCACCTTCCCGATCCAGAGCGAGCGCATGTACGCGGCGATCAAGGGCAACGGCGGCACCGCGCGGCTGGTGATCCTGCCCAACGAGGCGCATGCCTACCGCGCGCGCGAATCGGTGTTGCAGATGCTGGCCGAGAGCGAGCGCTGGCTGCGGACCTACCTGGGGCCAGCGTCGCCGCCGCGGCCGGTGCGCCAGCCGCGCCGTTGA
- the ppc gene encoding phosphoenolpyruvate carboxylase produces MNEYRSNIVFATPDIPLRDDVRRLGALVGDLLAEQVSAEFLDEIETIRTTAIARRQSDAPPSSLSAQLEGRAPCAAEALVRAFSTYFQVVNIAERVHRIRRRRDYQRNSAGAPQPDGLHDALRRLKAQGVSAQELGQWLPRIDVEPVFTAHPTEAVRRALLEKEQLMVASLVDNLDGMRTPGERATDAARLRMALTASWQTADSSPVRPTVEDERKHVGFYLTQVLYRVVPVMYETLEQAIEETYGAPLPLPRLLRFGTWVGGDMDGNPNVDAATITATLDAQRRAVLDRYLKELWRLASLLSQSTTLVAVSAPLLAQLQRYRQLLPEAAARSRPRHGDMPYRLFNDLMRARLRATLDDAPGAYAAPAELEQDLALILDSLQANKGLHAGWFAVRRLLWRVRSFGFHLARLDLRQESSVHARAVAAALGEDDWDARPAAERARALGAYAGGERTLPAAPEDAGNARLDAVFAALADARARHGADALGSYIVSMAHSRADMLIVLALARRGGLVAADGTVPLDIVPLFETVDDLRGGTAVLRELLADPVYRRHLAARDDVQMVMLGYSDSGKDGGIAASRWGLQRAQVELLEAAAELGIRLTFFHGRGGSIVRGGGKTTRALEAAPRGSVDGRLRVTEQGEVIHRKYGIRALALRSLEQMTGAVLLSSLRPRAPDAREQAWRPVMDLVAEHSTAAYRSFVGDAEFMRYFRLATPIDVIERMTLGSRPSRRLGQDAALQNLRAIPWVFAWSQARAVIPGWYGVGSGLRAAVAAGHEDTLREMAADWPFFRTFLDDIAMVLSKGDLNIAEMFSRLAGPLHARFFPRIGDELALTKSWVKSLTGQSALLQHDPRLALSIRLRNPYIDPISVLQVDLLQRWRVTGGEDEDLLRALVACVNGVSQGVQNTG; encoded by the coding sequence ATGAACGAGTACCGCAGCAATATCGTGTTTGCCACGCCCGATATCCCCTTGCGCGACGACGTACGCCGACTGGGGGCGCTGGTCGGCGACCTGCTCGCCGAGCAGGTGTCTGCGGAGTTCCTCGACGAGATCGAAACCATCCGCACCACCGCGATCGCCCGCCGCCAGAGCGATGCGCCGCCGTCCTCGCTGAGCGCGCAGCTCGAGGGCCGCGCGCCGTGCGCCGCGGAGGCGCTGGTGCGCGCCTTCAGCACCTATTTCCAGGTGGTCAACATCGCCGAGCGGGTGCACCGCATCCGCCGCCGCCGCGACTACCAGCGCAACAGCGCCGGCGCGCCGCAGCCGGACGGCCTGCACGATGCGTTGCGCCGGCTCAAGGCGCAGGGCGTCAGCGCGCAGGAACTGGGCCAGTGGCTGCCGCGCATCGACGTGGAGCCGGTGTTCACCGCGCACCCGACCGAGGCGGTGCGCCGCGCGCTGCTGGAGAAGGAGCAACTGATGGTGGCCAGCCTGGTCGACAACCTCGACGGCATGCGCACGCCCGGCGAACGCGCCACCGATGCGGCGCGCCTGCGCATGGCGCTGACCGCGTCGTGGCAGACCGCCGACTCCTCGCCGGTGCGGCCGACGGTGGAAGACGAACGCAAGCACGTCGGCTTCTACCTGACCCAGGTGCTGTACCGGGTGGTCCCGGTGATGTACGAGACCCTGGAGCAGGCGATCGAGGAAACCTACGGGGCGCCGCTGCCGCTGCCGCGCCTGCTGCGCTTCGGCACCTGGGTCGGCGGCGACATGGACGGCAATCCGAACGTGGATGCGGCCACCATCACCGCCACGCTCGATGCGCAGCGCCGCGCGGTGCTGGACCGCTATCTGAAGGAACTGTGGCGGCTGGCCAGCCTGCTCAGCCAGTCGACCACGCTGGTGGCGGTCAGCGCGCCGCTGCTGGCGCAGCTGCAACGCTACCGGCAACTGCTGCCCGAGGCCGCGGCGCGCTCGCGCCCACGCCATGGCGACATGCCGTACCGGCTGTTCAACGATCTGATGCGCGCGCGGCTGCGGGCCACCCTGGACGATGCCCCGGGCGCCTATGCCGCGCCGGCCGAACTGGAGCAGGACCTTGCGCTGATCCTGGACAGCCTGCAGGCCAACAAGGGCCTGCACGCCGGCTGGTTCGCGGTGCGCCGCCTGCTGTGGCGGGTGCGCAGCTTCGGCTTCCACCTGGCGCGCCTGGACCTGCGCCAGGAGTCCAGCGTGCATGCGCGCGCGGTCGCCGCCGCGCTGGGCGAGGACGACTGGGACGCGCGCCCGGCCGCCGAGCGCGCCCGCGCGCTCGGCGCCTATGCCGGCGGCGAGCGGACCCTGCCGGCGGCGCCCGAGGACGCCGGCAACGCGCGCCTGGACGCGGTGTTCGCCGCGCTCGCCGATGCGCGCGCACGCCACGGCGCCGATGCGCTGGGCAGCTACATCGTCAGCATGGCGCACAGCCGCGCCGACATGCTGATCGTGCTCGCGCTGGCACGGCGCGGCGGCCTGGTCGCCGCCGACGGCACGGTGCCGCTGGACATCGTGCCGCTGTTCGAGACCGTGGACGACCTGCGCGGCGGCACCGCGGTCCTGCGCGAGCTGCTGGCCGATCCGGTCTACCGCCGCCACCTGGCCGCGCGCGACGACGTGCAGATGGTGATGCTCGGCTATTCGGACAGCGGCAAGGACGGCGGCATCGCCGCCTCGCGCTGGGGCCTGCAGCGCGCGCAGGTGGAACTGCTCGAGGCGGCGGCCGAACTCGGCATCCGCCTGACCTTCTTCCATGGCCGCGGCGGTTCGATCGTGCGCGGCGGCGGCAAGACCACGCGCGCGCTGGAGGCGGCGCCGCGCGGCAGCGTCGACGGCCGGCTGCGGGTCACCGAGCAGGGCGAGGTGATCCATCGCAAGTACGGCATCCGCGCGCTGGCGCTGCGCTCGCTGGAACAGATGACCGGCGCGGTGCTGCTGTCGAGCCTGCGCCCACGCGCACCGGATGCGCGCGAGCAGGCGTGGCGGCCGGTGATGGACCTCGTCGCCGAGCACAGCACCGCCGCCTACCGCAGCTTCGTCGGCGATGCGGAGTTCATGCGTTACTTCCGCCTGGCCACGCCGATCGACGTGATCGAGCGGATGACGCTGGGCTCGCGGCCGTCGCGGCGGCTGGGCCAGGATGCGGCGCTGCAGAACCTGCGCGCGATTCCGTGGGTGTTCGCGTGGAGCCAGGCGCGCGCGGTGATCCCGGGCTGGTACGGCGTCGGCAGCGGGCTGCGCGCGGCGGTCGCGGCCGGCCACGAGGACACGCTGCGCGAGATGGCCGCCGACTGGCCGTTCTTCCGCACCTTCCTCGACGACATCGCGATGGTGCTGTCCAAGGGCGACCTCAACATCGCCGAGATGTTCTCGCGCCTGGCCGGGCCGCTGCATGCGCGCTTCTTCCCGCGCATCGGCGACGAACTGGCGCTGACCAAAAGCTGGGTGAAGTCGCTGACCGGGCAGTCGGCGCTGCTGCAGCACGACCCGCGCCTGGCACTGTCGATCCGCCTGCGCAATCCCTACATCGATCCGATCAGCGTGCTGCAGGTGGACCTGCTGCAGCGCTGGCGCGTCACCGGCGGCGAGGACGAGGACCTGCTGCGGGCATTGGTGGCCTGCGTCAACGGCGTCTCGCAGGGCGTGCAGAACACCGGTTGA
- a CDS encoding TetR/AcrR family transcriptional regulator: MDLRADAAQRRHLLLDAADEVFCEHGVLAPLERVIERSGLGRATLYRHFADRPALMLALLERGLDGLECCARDIGVRPDGLFLLLRDIAEHIAMSAPLSDYWRSMPRDHPAVEAARARLTAVLAPLLRCGIDAGRCRQDLDIGDLVLLLDMLGACQRGQDGAERKALALRGWWLLCHALTAPAPVAAAAR; the protein is encoded by the coding sequence ATGGATCTCCGCGCCGACGCCGCCCAACGCCGCCACCTGCTGCTCGACGCGGCCGACGAAGTGTTCTGCGAGCACGGCGTGCTGGCGCCGCTGGAACGGGTGATCGAGCGGTCGGGCCTGGGCCGCGCCACGCTGTACCGCCACTTCGCCGACCGCCCCGCGCTGATGCTGGCGCTGCTCGAGCGCGGCCTGGACGGGCTGGAGTGCTGCGCGCGCGACATCGGGGTGCGCCCGGACGGGCTGTTCCTGCTGCTGCGCGACATCGCCGAGCACATCGCGATGTCCGCGCCGCTGTCGGACTACTGGCGCTCGATGCCGCGCGACCATCCCGCGGTCGAAGCGGCGCGCGCGCGCCTGACGGCGGTCCTGGCGCCGCTGCTGCGTTGCGGCATCGACGCCGGCCGATGCCGCCAGGACCTGGACATCGGCGACCTGGTCCTGCTGCTGGACATGCTCGGCGCGTGCCAGCGCGGCCAGGACGGCGCCGAACGCAAGGCGCTGGCGCTGCGCGGCTGGTGGCTGCTGTGCCATGCGCTGACCGCGCCGGCGCCGGTGGCGGCCGCCGCGCGATGA
- a CDS encoding class I SAM-dependent DNA methyltransferase, which translates to MRVIATHQYNRFAAFYDDWHDQWPADATQQCVQTLAELAAGRASLELGIGTGRIALPLSQHGVPVAGIDNAPAMLDKLRAKPGSERLQLVCADFVEMPLPGPFGLIYAVFSLGYLLTQAEQLRCIVNAGRCLAVDGSLVIQTAVPGAEAFDTDGKVSRVLDVPGEDSEGAAVMLLCSQADPVLQRIDQRVVVAGEAGTRIFAERRRYVWPSELDLMAHIAGLRLSARWSSWTRQPYSARSRTQVSIYTPDAGVQR; encoded by the coding sequence ATGCGCGTGATCGCCACACACCAGTACAACCGTTTCGCCGCGTTCTACGACGACTGGCACGATCAGTGGCCTGCGGATGCGACCCAGCAGTGCGTGCAGACATTGGCCGAACTCGCCGCCGGGCGTGCGTCGCTCGAACTCGGCATCGGCACCGGTCGTATTGCCTTGCCACTGTCGCAGCATGGCGTGCCGGTCGCGGGAATCGACAACGCGCCCGCGATGCTGGACAAGCTGCGCGCCAAGCCGGGCAGCGAGCGCTTGCAACTGGTCTGCGCCGATTTTGTCGAGATGCCTTTGCCCGGACCATTCGGGCTGATCTATGCCGTGTTTTCGTTAGGCTACCTGCTCACGCAGGCCGAGCAATTGCGTTGCATCGTCAACGCCGGCCGATGCCTGGCCGTCGATGGATCGCTGGTGATCCAGACCGCCGTTCCGGGCGCCGAGGCCTTCGATACCGACGGCAAGGTGAGCCGGGTACTCGATGTACCGGGCGAAGATAGCGAAGGCGCCGCGGTCATGCTGCTGTGCTCCCAGGCCGACCCGGTGCTGCAGCGCATCGACCAGCGTGTGGTGGTGGCGGGTGAGGCCGGCACGCGTATCTTCGCCGAGCGCAGGCGCTATGTCTGGCCGTCCGAACTGGATCTGATGGCGCACATCGCCGGCTTGCGCCTGTCTGCGCGATGGAGCAGTTGGACACGGCAACCGTACAGCGCGCGCAGCCGCACGCAGGTATCGATCTACACGCCCGACGCCGGCGTCCAGCGTTGA